In Rhizobium jaguaris, a single window of DNA contains:
- the tssK gene encoding type VI secretion system baseplate subunit TssK, with protein sequence MSTGKPLWLEGMFLRPQHLQQYDRWIEDSLEQRVAALLPHSWGLRSLQLDPNALKNGQVRVISVEMIFPDGTVYAAPAAQPLPPARHLTTDFQGKRLFMAAPLRAPGGIDVADNDNPTHRFRRVATELRDSAKADRPPADIYLAALNARLVIEGESLDELVYIPIAEIDAVDAQGQVTLSETFIPPALVASASVRLVSLMEQIRGLLKSRSDALASGAAGEDGGTRSGTIDLITLGIVNRYQAVFDHMIASAAHTPEIVYRECIALAGELSAFAATGRKLPDLGRYNHRDLRASFENLMPILRNLLSVIVERNAVSIPLTERDYGIWLGEIKDRVTFAGRRFVLIARANIALETIRVQMPIQVKIGPVEQIHDLVNLQLPGIGVQPLSVAPREIPFIQNAVYFELDDGNPLWSRFRDSAAFALHVSGEYPGLKLELWAIQKGTAQ encoded by the coding sequence GTGTCGACGGGTAAGCCATTGTGGCTGGAGGGCATGTTTCTTCGCCCACAGCATCTGCAGCAATATGACCGCTGGATCGAAGACAGCCTCGAACAGCGCGTGGCGGCGTTGCTGCCGCATTCCTGGGGTCTGCGCAGCCTCCAGCTCGATCCCAATGCGCTTAAGAATGGCCAGGTAAGGGTCATCTCGGTCGAGATGATCTTTCCAGATGGGACGGTCTATGCCGCGCCCGCAGCGCAGCCTTTGCCGCCCGCGCGGCATCTGACCACCGATTTTCAGGGCAAGCGGTTGTTCATGGCCGCGCCGTTGCGGGCACCCGGCGGCATTGATGTCGCCGACAACGACAATCCTACACACCGCTTCCGACGGGTCGCAACCGAGCTTCGCGATAGCGCCAAGGCGGATCGTCCGCCAGCTGATATCTATCTCGCCGCCTTAAACGCGCGCCTGGTTATCGAAGGCGAGTCCCTGGACGAGCTTGTCTATATTCCGATCGCCGAAATAGACGCCGTCGATGCGCAGGGCCAGGTGACGTTGTCGGAAACCTTCATTCCGCCCGCGCTCGTCGCCAGCGCCAGTGTGCGGCTCGTCTCGTTGATGGAGCAGATCCGCGGCCTCCTGAAAAGCCGTTCCGATGCCCTGGCCTCGGGCGCTGCAGGCGAAGACGGTGGCACACGGTCTGGCACGATCGACCTCATTACGCTTGGCATCGTCAACCGCTATCAGGCAGTCTTCGATCACATGATCGCATCGGCCGCGCACACGCCGGAGATCGTCTACCGCGAATGTATCGCCCTTGCCGGCGAGCTTTCGGCCTTTGCCGCGACCGGACGCAAGCTGCCGGATCTCGGCCGCTATAATCATCGCGACCTGAGGGCAAGCTTTGAAAACCTGATGCCGATCCTGCGCAACCTGCTCAGCGTCATCGTCGAGCGCAATGCCGTCAGCATCCCGCTGACCGAGAGGGATTACGGCATCTGGCTCGGCGAGATCAAGGACCGTGTGACCTTTGCTGGCCGACGCTTCGTGCTGATCGCACGGGCAAACATTGCGCTCGAGACTATCCGCGTGCAGATGCCGATCCAGGTCAAGATCGGTCCGGTCGAGCAAATCCACGATCTCGTCAATCTGCAATTGCCCGGCATCGGCGTGCAGCCGCTGTCGGTCGCGCCGCGCGAGATTCCCTTCATTCAGAACGCCGTCTATTTCGAGCTCGACGACGGCAATCCGCTCTGGAGCCGCTTTCGGGATTCGGCCGCCTTCGCGCTGCATGTCAGCGGCGAATATCCGGGGCTCAAGCTTGAACTCTGGGCGATCCAGAAGGGAACGGCCCAATGA
- the tssJ gene encoding type VI secretion system lipoprotein TssJ, which produces MTVTRRAVFEGLGASAILALTGCGHTPDPTPTSIVLNADPGINPGETGAASPVVVRIYELKGIKAFNNANFFDFDKDTQILGADLIASREYEMTPGSQQKYQKEISSEAAYIGVVASFRNIQSATWRDSIELHKGSKNRLVVYLTSAAVRIQKASGWFG; this is translated from the coding sequence GTGACAGTGACGAGACGTGCCGTTTTCGAGGGATTGGGTGCGAGCGCCATTCTGGCGCTCACCGGGTGCGGCCATACGCCCGATCCGACGCCCACATCCATCGTCCTGAATGCCGATCCCGGCATCAACCCGGGCGAGACCGGCGCGGCATCTCCCGTCGTCGTCAGGATTTATGAGCTGAAGGGCATCAAGGCGTTCAACAACGCCAATTTCTTCGATTTCGACAAGGATACGCAGATCCTCGGCGCCGATCTCATCGCCAGTCGCGAATACGAGATGACCCCGGGTAGCCAGCAGAAATACCAGAAGGAGATTTCGAGCGAAGCGGCCTATATCGGCGTTGTCGCCTCCTTCCGCAACATCCAGTCGGCGACCTGGCGCGATTCGATCGAGCTGCACAAGGGTTCGAAGAATAGGCTGGTCGTCTATCTCACCAGCGCTGCGGTCCGGATCCAGAAGGCAAGCGGCTGGTTCGGCTGA
- the icmH gene encoding type IVB secretion system protein IcmH/DotU, with protein sequence MSSLGEESDHPTVARRLSPRARTALAAQGEEDAPTVVIHRHTNPPAETPATGTSSLQSAAVIVQQLEATPERKLVRAAAPLLLIGAQLRNSVDRADVAALRRQVAEEMDRFQQTAQKSGCEAGDIIAARYVLCSMLDETVLMTPWGSRSEWSANSLLNQYHNETWGGEKVFTILDRVKTNGEKKLPLLLLIHACLMLGFEGRYRVLERGRDLLEELRNDLSRTIRRYSEAKPEEPLSAEGKAAKGGRRIRTAIPLWMVVVAAFCVLIIVHVYAQFTLSNALAPVLVKIHALTVG encoded by the coding sequence ATGAGCAGCCTAGGCGAGGAGTCTGATCACCCGACGGTCGCCCGGCGCCTGAGCCCGCGGGCTCGCACCGCGCTCGCCGCCCAAGGCGAAGAGGACGCGCCGACCGTCGTTATCCATCGCCACACCAACCCGCCCGCCGAAACGCCCGCGACCGGGACCTCGTCGCTGCAAAGCGCTGCGGTCATCGTCCAGCAACTTGAGGCGACGCCTGAGAGAAAGCTCGTGCGCGCCGCCGCTCCGCTGCTTCTGATCGGCGCGCAATTGCGCAACTCCGTCGATCGCGCCGATGTCGCAGCGTTGCGCCGCCAGGTCGCCGAGGAAATGGACCGGTTTCAGCAGACGGCGCAGAAGAGCGGCTGCGAGGCCGGCGACATCATCGCCGCCCGCTATGTCCTCTGCTCCATGCTCGATGAGACCGTGCTGATGACACCTTGGGGCAGTCGCAGCGAATGGAGCGCCAATAGCCTGCTGAACCAATATCACAACGAAACCTGGGGCGGCGAAAAGGTCTTTACCATCCTCGATCGCGTCAAGACCAATGGCGAGAAGAAGCTGCCATTACTGCTTCTGATCCACGCCTGCCTGATGCTCGGCTTCGAAGGACGCTACAGGGTTCTGGAGCGTGGCCGCGATCTCCTGGAGGAGTTGCGAAACGACCTCTCGCGGACGATCCGCCGCTATTCCGAGGCTAAACCTGAAGAGCCGCTCTCCGCTGAGGGGAAGGCTGCCAAGGGCGGGCGGCGGATTCGCACTGCCATACCGCTCTGGATGGTGGTCGTTGCGGCCTTCTGCGTGCTCATCATCGTGCATGTCTACGCGCAGTTCACGCTCTCCAACGCACTTGCGCCGGTGCTCGTTAAAATTCATGCGCTGACGGTGGGATAG
- the tagH gene encoding type VI secretion system-associated FHA domain protein TagH gives MKVRLSLVDASEQTEHTFGPDGGIFGRSAKCDWVLPDPEHILSSVHGRIQFSNGRYLLIDESTNGIVLDGRQDPLGRGNSIVLQDKLRFRAAKYLIEAQMVREADQGLPVLQASGLQQSAPSPWPDAPVPLAGKRRVEPVLRNDGLFDGAAGRNSQDPLAYLDTPAPMDIAGPRVASHPAPGFPAQNARQGGYHAGFGGTPAVASPVLPAADGSLDDLFAAAPGPRGIGPSVELPISAAQVQAFAVPPLAPTLAQPVALPPAAIPQPAPEPPPVATRSIPEDFLASFGASRQSGLSTVPALSPANPDSSARPSSAAPPAQPATKLIPDDFDPLTAFGPPRTFVPQAVPAEVPVRISVPSAPLPPVAAARPPEPLSPALLADFVKVETPAAATRAGNGNVAGEPFDPLEAMKSRREERKAALLEKAKGNGNAGPPIPPPPSAAAVPAVSATALPDLPKSPPMPAGSELPPESIPVIANPGAAAADLTIIAALFTGMGFPAERVTAERGSTIAKEAGEVVRETAEGLIALLAARRLLKTEFRMDETQVQPEENNALKHFKIAELALDELFLTKGGGFQPPAESVASAFADLQQHAVLTMSAMQRAINLLFRRLSPDVIARDAEDEGGLRIRGLGARKGKWETYVESHARMSGNIDGVARQIIAEAFAQVQEEQARKAASAYWEKKQ, from the coding sequence ATGAAGGTTCGCTTGTCTCTCGTCGATGCGTCGGAGCAGACCGAGCACACATTCGGGCCGGATGGCGGCATCTTTGGCCGATCTGCCAAATGCGATTGGGTGCTGCCGGATCCGGAGCATATTCTTTCTTCCGTTCATGGCCGGATACAGTTTTCGAACGGCCGCTACCTGCTGATCGATGAGAGCACCAACGGTATCGTGCTCGACGGCCGGCAGGACCCGCTCGGCCGTGGCAATTCCATTGTCCTGCAGGACAAGTTGCGATTCCGCGCCGCAAAATACCTGATCGAAGCGCAGATGGTTCGCGAGGCCGATCAAGGTCTGCCCGTCCTTCAGGCATCCGGCTTGCAGCAGTCCGCGCCGTCCCCTTGGCCCGATGCGCCGGTACCGCTGGCCGGGAAACGGCGTGTCGAGCCGGTCTTGCGCAATGACGGTCTGTTCGACGGAGCCGCGGGACGCAACTCGCAGGATCCGCTTGCTTACCTCGACACGCCGGCTCCGATGGATATTGCCGGCCCTCGTGTCGCCTCCCATCCCGCACCGGGATTTCCCGCTCAGAATGCGCGACAGGGTGGCTATCACGCCGGTTTCGGCGGCACGCCGGCGGTTGCGTCGCCGGTCTTACCCGCTGCCGACGGAAGCCTCGACGATCTCTTTGCCGCTGCGCCCGGTCCGCGTGGCATCGGTCCAAGCGTCGAGCTGCCGATATCGGCAGCTCAGGTCCAGGCATTTGCCGTACCGCCGCTCGCGCCCACTCTGGCGCAGCCGGTAGCACTGCCGCCCGCCGCAATCCCTCAGCCGGCACCCGAACCGCCGCCGGTCGCTACCCGGTCTATCCCCGAGGATTTTCTTGCGTCCTTCGGCGCAAGTAGGCAAAGCGGCTTGTCGACCGTTCCCGCGCTGTCACCGGCCAATCCTGATTCGTCCGCTCGTCCTTCTTCCGCCGCGCCTCCGGCTCAACCGGCGACAAAGCTTATTCCGGATGATTTCGATCCGCTGACCGCCTTCGGCCCGCCGCGCACATTCGTCCCGCAGGCGGTTCCTGCAGAAGTGCCCGTGCGTATCTCCGTACCGTCGGCGCCTTTGCCGCCGGTTGCCGCCGCCCGCCCACCCGAGCCGCTGAGCCCGGCTCTGCTTGCGGATTTCGTGAAAGTCGAGACTCCTGCCGCAGCGACACGCGCCGGAAATGGGAATGTAGCTGGAGAGCCTTTCGATCCGCTTGAGGCGATGAAGAGCCGCCGCGAGGAGCGCAAGGCGGCATTGCTCGAAAAGGCGAAGGGGAACGGCAATGCCGGTCCGCCTATTCCGCCTCCGCCGTCTGCCGCGGCTGTGCCCGCCGTGTCTGCGACCGCCCTACCGGATCTGCCCAAATCGCCGCCCATGCCCGCTGGTTCGGAGCTGCCGCCCGAGAGTATTCCCGTTATCGCGAATCCCGGCGCAGCAGCAGCAGACTTGACGATCATCGCAGCGCTTTTCACAGGCATGGGCTTCCCGGCCGAGCGCGTGACGGCGGAGCGGGGGAGCACGATTGCCAAGGAAGCCGGTGAAGTGGTGCGCGAAACGGCCGAGGGCCTGATTGCGCTTCTTGCGGCGCGGCGTCTGCTGAAGACTGAATTCCGGATGGACGAGACCCAGGTGCAGCCGGAGGAAAACAATGCGCTCAAGCATTTCAAGATCGCCGAACTGGCGCTCGACGAACTGTTTCTGACCAAGGGTGGCGGGTTCCAGCCACCGGCCGAATCTGTCGCCTCCGCTTTCGCCGATCTGCAGCAGCATGCCGTACTGACGATGTCGGCCATGCAGCGCGCCATCAATCTTCTCTTCCGCCGGCTTTCGCCCGACGTCATCGCCCGTGATGCGGAGGATGAGGGCGGTCTGCGCATCCGCGGTCTCGGCGCCCGCAAGGGAAAATGGGAAACCTATGTCGAAAGCCATGCCCGAATGAGCGGCAATATCGACGGGGTCGCCCGTCAGATCATCGCCGAGGCGTTTGCACAGGTTCAGGAAGAGCAGGCACGAAAGGCGGCATCCGCCTATTGGGAGAAAAAGCAGTGA